DNA from Leptospira terpstrae serovar Hualin str. LT 11-33 = ATCC 700639:
ATTTGATTCTGAATGGAGTGGGCCAATCGAGATGTAAATATAAACCAAACAACTTAATATTAACTTAAATAGTTTGGGAAAAAAATTAAAATTCATAGAACCTCCCAAGTGTTCACGCAATGAAATTGCGAATCAACTAAGTGAGGTTATGTTTGGGAGGTCGAAAAAAACTATTTAAAGTAACGAGTTTCGGTATCAGAAGATCAGGTTGGTGGATATAAACTTTGTGAAGTTGAATGAGTACATGAGAGAGATATAAATCCCATGAGCAAGACATAATTAAATTGCATGGGCAAGAAAAACAAACATGGTCAGTATGTTCCCCATCTTCCTGCAAATCGTGACCTGGATTCAAACCTAAGGCATGGTCTAAAAAAGCGTACGGGCATCCACTTTCTGGAGAACCTATGAGTCCGCAGTTGACTTCGTTATCAACAATGCGTTGGTACATAAAGTTAGCGGAAAAAAGAAACAAAAAGCTAAACAGAAAAATTTTTCTCCAGAAATTGAGTTTTTTCAGATTTAGCTTCATAACCTTACTTAAAGTTTGGGATCTCCTTTGCAATTTGCAATAACTTATCTGCAATTTCGGGTACGCAAACAGGGGAAACGTGACTGCAATCCACATAAGTAGTGCATTTTGTATTTCCCTCATTTAAACTTACATGACGAATATTTTTTGAATTTGAATTCACAAATTGTTGGATGTACTGCTTAAAAATCCCACCTTTTGTGATTTTATGACGAATGTCGTTGTAATACGGGTGAATTTGTGGTTCCCAGATTACCATGGGAATATTGTGTTTTTCCGCATGATCTACTATTTTTTTAAAGAAATTTGTTTCTGTTTCTGAGATTTGAAAGCGGCTCAAAAAATGTTGTTTTCTCGATTCAGCATAGTCTATGATTCTTTCTTGAAACTCTTTAGCAGGGAATTGACTAACATCGTATCCAATATCTTCGGGTTTGTAAGGTCTTTTCACATTCATATAAGAAGAGATACCTATAAAATAAGTATCATTGGTTACACGATTTCCAGTTAGAAGGTTTTTAGCAGCTAATACTGGTTTGAAGTGGTAGTTATAACCTAAGAACAGAAGACGTGCAATAATATCTCGTTGCATTTCAGAATTCATTGAATCATAAATGTCAATTAATTCGTTTTCGTGCAACATGAGCTCAGCCCATTTTGTTTTGTATGTATAAATATTGTTTTCGTTTAACATTTCATCAGAAAATTCTAAAAACAAAACATTAGGTTTAAAACCAGAATCGGTCATTGATTTGATTAATAAATAGTATAATAAAAACTCAGAAGCTTTTACTGCAGTCCGAGTTTCGAAATACACAGGTTCCTTTATTGTTGACTTGTTAACTGGAATTTCTGCCCATTCATGGAATGGTTCGGAACGTGATGTCCCTGTAACGACTGCTACTTTTTTTCCGCTACTTTGGATTTTTTTATTTTCTACCCAAATGACT
Protein-coding regions in this window:
- a CDS encoding DUF1574 family protein yields the protein MKFNRTYFLPFFILLTIFVIDKLVCIPDVRESGRRNYKAGQNILLGMPVIWVENKKIQSSGKKVAVVTGTSRSEPFHEWAEIPVNKSTIKEPVYFETRTAVKASEFLLYYLLIKSMTDSGFKPNVLFLEFSDEMLNENNIYTYKTKWAELMLHENELIDIYDSMNSEMQRDIIARLLFLGYNYHFKPVLAAKNLLTGNRVTNDTYFIGISSYMNVKRPYKPEDIGYDVSQFPAKEFQERIIDYAESRKQHFLSRFQISETETNFFKKIVDHAEKHNIPMVIWEPQIHPYYNDIRHKITKGGIFKQYIQQFVNSNSKNIRHVSLNEGNTKCTTYVDCSHVSPVCVPEIADKLLQIAKEIPNFK